A part of Roseitalea porphyridii genomic DNA contains:
- the grxC gene encoding glutaredoxin 3 codes for MAKVEIYTRQLCGFCTAAKRLLDNKGVAYVEHDASFDPGLRREMIQKANGRSTFPQIFVGETHVGGCDDLMAMERAGKLDALLAA; via the coding sequence ATGGCAAAGGTCGAAATCTATACAAGGCAACTGTGCGGCTTCTGCACCGCCGCCAAGCGTCTGCTCGACAACAAGGGCGTCGCCTATGTGGAGCATGACGCAAGCTTCGATCCAGGGCTCAGGCGCGAAATGATCCAGAAGGCGAACGGCCGCTCCACCTTCCCGCAGATCTTTGTCGGCGAAACCCATGTCGGCGGCTGCGACGACCTGATGGCGATGGAGCGCGCCGGCAAGCTCGACGCGCTGCTGGCGGCATGA
- a CDS encoding carbon-nitrogen hydrolase family protein: MTMRVAAVQMRSGTDPTANVVSFTELVTEAADAGARYVQTPEMTGLVQKDRKALTGTVGAQEDDPLLSAAGDLARTHGIWLHVGSTPILRGDGKVANRAVLFAPDGTLAATYDKIHMFDVDLPNGESWRESAIYAPGDRFVVADVEGVGLGLAICYDLRFPALFADLARAGASVLTVPAAFTRQTGEAHWHVLLRARAIENGAFVIAAAQGGTHEDGRETYGHSLIVDPWGAIIAEKADDTPGVIVADIDPSASAAARGRIPNLANVRPYAQDRRQQDAAQ, translated from the coding sequence ATGACGATGCGCGTCGCCGCCGTCCAGATGCGTTCGGGAACCGACCCGACCGCCAATGTCGTCTCGTTCACCGAACTGGTCACCGAGGCGGCCGATGCGGGCGCCCGCTACGTTCAGACACCGGAAATGACGGGCCTGGTCCAGAAAGACCGCAAGGCGCTGACCGGGACGGTCGGCGCGCAGGAGGACGACCCGCTGCTGTCGGCGGCTGGCGATCTCGCCCGTACCCATGGTATCTGGCTGCATGTCGGCTCGACGCCGATCCTGCGGGGCGACGGCAAGGTCGCCAACCGGGCAGTCCTTTTCGCGCCCGACGGCACGCTGGCTGCGACCTATGACAAGATCCACATGTTCGACGTGGACCTGCCGAACGGCGAAAGCTGGCGCGAATCAGCCATCTACGCGCCGGGCGACCGGTTCGTCGTCGCCGACGTCGAAGGCGTCGGGCTCGGCCTCGCGATCTGCTACGATTTGCGGTTTCCGGCCCTGTTCGCCGATCTGGCCCGCGCCGGCGCTTCCGTTTTGACCGTGCCGGCCGCGTTCACGCGCCAGACCGGCGAGGCGCACTGGCATGTTCTGCTGCGGGCTCGCGCCATCGAGAACGGCGCCTTCGTCATCGCCGCCGCGCAGGGCGGCACTCACGAGGACGGACGCGAGACCTATGGCCATTCACTGATCGTTGACCCCTGGGGCGCAATCATCGCCGAGAAGGCCGACGACACGCCCGGCGTGATCGTCGCCGACATCGATCCGTCCGCGTCGGCCGCCGCGCGTGGCCGCATTCCCAACCTGGCCAACGTGCGGCCCTATGCGCAGGACAGGCGACAGCAGGACGCGGCACAATGA
- a CDS encoding DUF1178 family protein: protein MKFSLHCDNDHRFEAWFRSNEDYETQAKRGFVECPECGSIRVAKALMAPSVATGAAKDARKEAVMVAAGQAMRKEMLDKMREIARQVKAQADDVGERFPEEARKMHYGEADPRPIYGKASTRDVENLLDEGVEIMPLPDLPEELN from the coding sequence ATGAAATTCTCCCTGCATTGCGACAATGACCACCGGTTCGAGGCGTGGTTCCGCTCGAACGAGGACTACGAAACGCAGGCCAAACGCGGCTTCGTCGAATGCCCCGAATGCGGCTCGATCCGCGTCGCCAAGGCGCTGATGGCCCCTTCGGTCGCCACCGGCGCGGCCAAGGACGCGCGCAAGGAAGCCGTGATGGTCGCGGCCGGACAGGCCATGCGCAAGGAGATGCTCGACAAGATGCGCGAGATCGCGCGCCAGGTGAAGGCGCAGGCCGACGATGTCGGTGAGCGGTTCCCCGAGGAAGCGCGCAAGATGCATTACGGCGAGGCCGATCCGAGGCCGATCTACGGCAAGGCGTCCACGCGCGATGTCGAGAACCTCCTCGACGAGGGCGTCGAGATCATGCCGCTGCCGGATCTGCCCGAGGAACTGAACTGA
- the ubiG gene encoding bifunctional 2-polyprenyl-6-hydroxyphenol methylase/3-demethylubiquinol 3-O-methyltransferase UbiG — protein sequence MSDSATTIDQAEVDRFSKLAAEWWNPKGKFKPLHKFNPVRLTYIRDTVCAHYGRDPKAARPFEGLRLLDIGCGGGLLSEPMARLGAEVVGADASETNIEVAKIHAAQSGVAVAYRATTSEALQEAGETFDIVLNMEVVEHVSDVDLFLKSCAAMVRPNGLMFVATINRTAKAWGLAIIGAEYVLGWLPKGTHQYDKLVKPSEIDAALADTGLSVFARSGVFYNVLADEWRLSKDMDVNYMVVARHEVGG from the coding sequence ATGAGCGACAGCGCGACCACCATCGATCAGGCCGAGGTTGACCGGTTCTCCAAACTGGCCGCCGAATGGTGGAACCCCAAGGGCAAGTTCAAGCCGCTGCACAAGTTCAACCCGGTCCGGCTGACATACATCCGTGACACGGTCTGCGCGCATTACGGGCGCGATCCGAAGGCGGCCCGGCCGTTCGAGGGCCTGCGGCTGCTGGATATCGGCTGCGGCGGCGGGCTTCTGAGCGAGCCGATGGCGCGGCTCGGTGCGGAGGTGGTCGGCGCCGACGCTTCGGAAACCAACATCGAGGTGGCGAAGATCCATGCCGCCCAGTCGGGCGTTGCGGTCGCCTATCGCGCGACGACGTCCGAGGCGCTGCAGGAGGCTGGCGAAACCTTCGATATCGTGCTGAACATGGAAGTGGTCGAGCACGTCTCGGACGTCGATCTCTTCCTGAAGAGCTGCGCCGCGATGGTCCGACCGAACGGGCTGATGTTCGTCGCCACGATCAACCGCACGGCCAAGGCCTGGGGCCTTGCCATCATCGGCGCCGAATATGTGCTGGGCTGGCTTCCCAAGGGGACGCACCAGTACGACAAGCTGGTCAAGCCGTCGGAAATCGACGCAGCGCTCGCGGACACCGGCCTTTCGGTGTTCGCCCGCTCGGGCGTCTTCTACAATGTGCTCGCCGACGAATGGCGCCTGTCGAAGGACATGGACGTCAACTACATGGTGGTGGCACGGCACGAGGTGGGCGGCTGA
- a CDS encoding aspartate kinase, which produces MARIVMKFGGTSVADLDRICNVARHVKREVEAGHQVAVVVSAMAGKTNELVDWVRKMPLVAGASASFYDAREYDAIVASGEQVTSGLLAVALQSMGVDARSWQGWQIPVRTDNAHGAARIETIESATLLERLAMNQVAVVAGFQGIGPDNRIATLGRGGSDTSAVALAAAIGADRCDIYTDVDGVYTTDPRIEPAARRLARVSFEEMLEMASLGAKVLQVRSVEMAMVHNVRTFVRSSFDAPDAPGMDDFDNPPGTLICSEDEIVEQETVTGIAYAKDEAQISLRRLADRPGISAAIFGPMADTGINVDMIVQNISSDGQFTDMTFTVPTGDVDKALAALEANKDAIGYDTVQSETGLVKVSVIGIGMRSHAGVAATAFKALADKSINIRAITTSEIKISILIDGPYAELAVRTLHGVYGLDKR; this is translated from the coding sequence ATGGCCCGCATCGTGATGAAATTTGGCGGCACTTCCGTCGCCGATCTGGACCGCATCTGCAATGTGGCGCGACACGTCAAGCGTGAGGTCGAAGCCGGCCATCAGGTCGCCGTCGTCGTCTCCGCGATGGCCGGCAAGACCAACGAACTGGTCGACTGGGTGCGCAAGATGCCGCTGGTCGCCGGCGCCAGCGCCTCCTTCTACGACGCGCGCGAGTATGATGCGATCGTCGCATCGGGCGAACAGGTCACCAGCGGCCTTCTCGCCGTTGCGCTGCAGTCGATGGGCGTCGACGCGCGCTCCTGGCAGGGCTGGCAGATCCCGGTCAGGACCGACAACGCCCATGGCGCGGCGCGCATCGAGACCATCGAGAGCGCCACCCTGCTCGAACGCCTCGCCATGAACCAGGTGGCCGTCGTAGCCGGTTTCCAGGGCATCGGCCCCGACAACCGCATCGCCACGCTCGGCCGCGGCGGCTCGGATACGTCGGCCGTTGCGCTGGCCGCCGCGATCGGCGCCGACCGCTGCGACATCTACACCGATGTCGATGGCGTCTACACGACCGACCCCCGCATCGAGCCGGCGGCCCGCCGTCTTGCCAGGGTCTCCTTCGAGGAGATGCTGGAAATGGCTTCGCTCGGCGCCAAGGTGCTGCAGGTCCGCTCGGTCGAGATGGCCATGGTGCACAATGTGCGCACCTTCGTGCGCTCCAGCTTCGACGCGCCGGACGCGCCCGGCATGGACGACTTCGACAACCCGCCCGGAACGCTGATTTGCAGTGAGGACGAGATCGTGGAACAGGAAACCGTCACCGGCATCGCCTATGCCAAGGATGAGGCGCAGATCTCGCTGCGCCGCCTGGCCGACCGCCCCGGCATCTCGGCGGCCATCTTCGGCCCGATGGCCGACACCGGCATCAATGTCGACATGATCGTCCAGAACATCTCGTCGGACGGCCAGTTCACCGACATGACCTTCACCGTGCCCACCGGCGACGTCGACAAGGCGCTCGCCGCGCTCGAGGCCAACAAGGACGCGATCGGCTACGACACGGTCCAGTCCGAGACCGGTCTGGTCAAGGTTTCGGTGATCGGCATCGGCATGCGCAGCCACGCCGGTGTCGCGGCCACGGCCTTCAAGGCTCTGGCCGACAAGTCGATCAACATCCGCGCCATCACCACCTCGGAGATCAAGATTTCGATCCTCATCGATGGCCCCTATGCCGAACTGGCGGTGCGCACGCTGCACGGCGTCTACGGTCTCGACAAGCGCTGA
- the ptsP gene encoding phosphoenolpyruvate--protein phosphotransferase: MTRDKDAGSRVLLKRIREIMAEPMAPQDRLDRIVGQIARSMVAEVCSVYALRADGVLELYATVGLNPKAVHQSQLRLGQGLVGTIAAGSRPLNLSEAQKHPAFEYLPETGEELYNSFLGVPILRAGRTLGVLVVQNEAHRVYGEDEAEALETVAMVIGEMIATGDLTGLSSTGIELDLAKPVSHHGKPLSDGIGLGHVVLHEPRVVVTELFNEDTDAELARLGKALSSLRLTIDDMLARGDMALEGEHRDVLETYRMFAHDKGWVQRMEEAIRNGLTAEAGVEKVQSDMRARLASVTDPYLRERMNDFDDLANRLMRQLVSGDAAQRGKTLPDDAIIVARNMGAAELLDYPRDQLRGIVLEEGAPTSHVVIVARAMGIPVAGGAKGMVAMSDSGDAIIVDGLDGHVHLRPQPDVEAAYAEKVRFRARRQAEYRELRDRVAVSADGQRVTLLMNAGLLVDLPQLDQSGAEGIGLFRTELQFMIAATFPRAEAQERLYRSVLEAAGDRPVTFRTLDIGGDKVLPYFRNAPDEENPALGWRAVRLALDRPGLLRTQVRALLKAASGRQLRLMLPMITELAEIDQARRIIMREVKHLSRFGHGLPLALRLGAMLEVPSLLFDLDRLMASVDFVSIGSNDLFQFMHAADRGNALIGGRFDTLSPPFLRALRATAQAAERHGTPLTLCGEMAGRPIEALALVALGITSLSMSPAAIGPVKAAILKADIGALRSLITARLETGATDHDIHAAIREFVDTNAIPV; encoded by the coding sequence ATGACGCGCGACAAGGATGCAGGCTCGCGCGTGCTGCTCAAGCGCATTCGCGAGATCATGGCCGAACCGATGGCGCCGCAGGACCGGCTCGACCGGATCGTCGGCCAGATCGCCCGCTCGATGGTCGCCGAAGTCTGCTCGGTCTATGCGCTGCGCGCCGACGGCGTGCTCGAACTGTACGCCACGGTCGGCCTCAACCCGAAGGCCGTGCACCAGTCGCAGCTTCGGCTCGGGCAGGGCCTGGTCGGCACCATCGCCGCGGGCTCGCGGCCGCTGAACCTGTCCGAAGCCCAGAAGCACCCGGCGTTCGAATATCTGCCCGAGACCGGCGAGGAACTGTACAATTCGTTCCTCGGCGTGCCGATCCTGCGCGCCGGGCGAACGCTGGGCGTGCTCGTCGTCCAGAACGAGGCGCATCGGGTCTATGGCGAGGACGAGGCCGAGGCGCTCGAAACCGTCGCGATGGTGATCGGCGAGATGATCGCCACGGGCGACCTGACCGGCCTTTCTTCGACCGGCATCGAACTCGACCTCGCAAAGCCCGTCTCCCACCACGGCAAGCCGCTGTCGGACGGGATCGGTCTCGGCCATGTGGTGCTGCACGAGCCGCGCGTGGTCGTCACCGAACTGTTCAACGAGGACACCGACGCCGAACTGGCGCGGCTCGGCAAGGCGCTCTCCAGCCTGCGGCTGACCATCGACGACATGCTGGCGCGCGGCGACATGGCGCTCGAGGGCGAGCATCGCGACGTTCTGGAAACCTACCGCATGTTCGCCCACGACAAGGGCTGGGTCCAGCGCATGGAGGAGGCGATCCGCAACGGGCTGACCGCCGAAGCGGGCGTCGAAAAGGTCCAGAGCGACATGCGCGCCCGGCTCGCCTCGGTCACCGATCCCTATCTGCGCGAGCGTATGAACGATTTCGACGATCTCGCCAACCGCCTGATGCGTCAACTCGTCAGCGGCGACGCCGCCCAGCGCGGCAAGACCCTGCCCGACGACGCCATCATCGTCGCCCGCAACATGGGCGCCGCCGAACTGCTCGACTATCCGCGCGACCAGTTGCGCGGCATCGTGCTCGAGGAGGGCGCGCCGACCAGCCATGTCGTCATCGTCGCGCGCGCCATGGGCATTCCGGTCGCCGGCGGCGCCAAGGGCATGGTCGCCATGTCCGATTCGGGCGATGCGATCATCGTCGACGGGCTCGATGGACACGTTCATTTGCGCCCGCAGCCCGACGTCGAGGCGGCCTATGCCGAAAAGGTGCGCTTCCGCGCCCGCCGCCAGGCCGAGTACCGCGAACTGCGCGACCGCGTGGCGGTCAGCGCCGACGGCCAGCGCGTGACGCTCCTGATGAATGCCGGCCTGCTGGTCGACCTGCCCCAGCTCGATCAGTCCGGCGCCGAGGGCATAGGTCTGTTCCGCACCGAGCTGCAGTTCATGATTGCCGCCACCTTTCCACGCGCCGAGGCGCAGGAGCGGCTCTACCGATCGGTGCTCGAAGCCGCCGGCGACAGGCCGGTCACCTTCCGCACGCTCGACATCGGCGGCGACAAGGTGCTGCCCTATTTCCGCAACGCGCCCGACGAGGAGAACCCGGCTCTGGGCTGGCGCGCGGTCCGCCTCGCGCTCGACCGGCCCGGGCTTCTGCGTACCCAGGTGCGCGCGCTGCTCAAGGCGGCGTCGGGGCGCCAGCTGCGGCTGATGCTGCCGATGATCACCGAACTCGCCGAGATCGACCAGGCGCGCAGGATCATCATGCGCGAGGTCAAGCACCTGTCACGGTTCGGTCACGGCCTGCCGCTGGCGCTGCGGCTCGGCGCGATGCTAGAGGTGCCCTCTCTCCTGTTCGATCTGGACCGACTGATGGCGAGCGTCGATTTCGTCTCGATCGGCTCGAACGACCTGTTCCAGTTCATGCACGCCGCCGACCGGGGCAACGCGCTGATCGGCGGCCGCTTCGACACGCTGTCGCCGCCCTTCCTGCGCGCGCTGCGCGCCACCGCCCAGGCGGCCGAACGCCACGGCACGCCGCTGACGTTGTGCGGTGAGATGGCCGGTCGGCCGATCGAGGCGCTGGCCCTGGTCGCGCTCGGCATCACCAGCCTTTCGATGTCGCCGGCGGCGATCGGACCGGTCAAGGCCGCGATCCTGAAGGCCGACATCGGCGCTCTTCGTTCGCTGATCACCGCGCGCCTTGAAACCGGTGCCACCGACCACGATATCCATGCTGCGATCAGGGAATTCGTCGACACCAACGCCATTCCCGTTTGA
- the prfA gene encoding peptide chain release factor 1, producing the protein MLDLPADKMDQMVKRFDMLEAQMAAGPDSETYVRLAAEYSELEEITGKIRAFREASAERDDLEAMLADDATDAEMRALAEEEMQALDARIEQLRDEIRLLLLPRDAADAKSAILEIRAGTGGLEAALFAGDLFRMYERYAAVHGWSIEIMSASDGDAGGYKEIIAEVKGRGVFSKLKFESGVHRVQRVPETEAGGRIHTSAATVAVLPKAEEVDIEIRSEDVRVDTMRASGAGGQHVNTTDSAVRVTHIPTGIVVVQAEKSQHQNRARAMEILRTRLFDAERQKAAEERSEARRLQVGSGDRSERIRTYNFPQGRVTDHRINLTLYKLDRVMEGELDEIVDALIADHQARLLTEEAAR; encoded by the coding sequence ATGCTCGATCTGCCAGCCGACAAGATGGACCAGATGGTCAAGCGCTTCGACATGCTCGAAGCACAGATGGCTGCCGGCCCCGACAGCGAGACCTATGTCCGGCTCGCCGCCGAATACTCCGAACTCGAGGAGATCACCGGCAAGATCCGGGCCTTTCGCGAGGCGAGCGCCGAGCGCGACGATCTTGAGGCGATGCTCGCCGACGACGCAACGGACGCCGAAATGCGCGCGCTGGCCGAGGAGGAAATGCAGGCGCTCGATGCGCGCATCGAACAACTCCGCGACGAGATCAGGCTCCTGCTGCTGCCGCGCGACGCCGCCGACGCCAAGAGCGCGATCCTCGAGATCCGCGCCGGAACCGGCGGGCTCGAAGCGGCATTGTTCGCCGGGGACCTGTTCCGCATGTATGAGCGGTATGCCGCCGTCCACGGCTGGAGCATCGAGATCATGTCGGCATCGGACGGCGATGCCGGCGGCTACAAGGAGATCATCGCAGAGGTGAAGGGCCGGGGCGTGTTCTCGAAACTGAAGTTCGAATCCGGCGTGCATCGGGTCCAGCGCGTACCCGAAACCGAGGCCGGCGGACGCATCCACACATCGGCGGCGACAGTTGCCGTGCTGCCCAAGGCCGAGGAGGTCGATATCGAGATCAGGAGCGAAGACGTCCGCGTCGACACGATGCGCGCCTCCGGCGCCGGCGGCCAGCACGTCAACACGACCGATTCGGCCGTGCGCGTGACCCACATTCCGACCGGGATCGTGGTCGTCCAGGCCGAGAAATCGCAGCATCAGAACCGCGCCCGCGCGATGGAAATCCTGCGCACGCGCCTGTTCGACGCCGAGCGGCAGAAAGCCGCCGAGGAACGTTCGGAAGCGCGGCGCCTGCAGGTCGGCTCGGGCGACCGCTCCGAACGCATCCGCACCTACAACTTCCCGCAGGGGCGGGTCACGGACCACAGGATCAACCTGACGCTTTACAAGCTCGACCGGGTGATGGAGGGCGAACTGGACGAGATCGTCGACGCGCTGATCGCCGACCACCAGGCGCGCCTTCTGACCGAAGAGGCGGCCCGGTGA
- the prmC gene encoding peptide chain release factor N(5)-glutamine methyltransferase, translating into MTGTATLQDAYDDAVAHLSRAGSPTPDLDATLLVEHTTGMTALDRLTGPERALSPRQHQALRTAVARRMNHEPVHRIIGWREFYGLPLSLNGHTLVPRPDTEALVDLVIPFVRRRVEANGKCRVLDLGTGSGAIALAIVNQVPGATAIGSDISLDALDMARRNAQTLGLSDRFQPLHSNWFSDVRGRFDLIVSNPPYIPTATIPTLDPDVRDHDPLAALDGGTDGLNAYGTIAARALPHLAEGGRIAVEIGKGQRAAVAGLFAAAGLQVDASARDLGGVERAVLFSA; encoded by the coding sequence ATGACAGGCACGGCCACGCTGCAGGACGCCTATGACGACGCGGTCGCGCACCTGTCGCGCGCCGGCTCGCCGACGCCCGATCTCGATGCGACGCTTCTTGTCGAGCACACCACCGGCATGACCGCGCTCGACCGGCTGACAGGGCCGGAACGTGCGCTCAGCCCGCGCCAGCATCAGGCCCTGCGCACGGCCGTCGCCCGGCGCATGAACCACGAACCCGTGCACCGGATCATCGGCTGGCGCGAGTTCTACGGTCTGCCGCTGTCGCTGAACGGGCACACGCTGGTGCCCCGGCCGGACACCGAGGCGCTGGTCGACCTCGTCATTCCTTTCGTGCGCCGGCGCGTCGAAGCCAACGGGAAGTGCCGGGTGCTCGATCTTGGCACGGGAAGCGGAGCGATCGCGCTCGCCATCGTCAACCAGGTGCCCGGAGCGACCGCCATCGGCAGCGACATCTCGCTCGATGCGCTGGACATGGCCAGGCGCAACGCGCAGACGCTGGGGCTGTCGGATCGCTTCCAGCCACTGCACTCGAACTGGTTTTCGGACGTGCGCGGCCGGTTCGACCTGATCGTCTCCAATCCGCCCTACATTCCGACGGCGACGATCCCGACACTCGATCCGGACGTGCGCGACCACGACCCGCTCGCCGCGCTCGACGGCGGAACGGACGGGCTGAACGCCTACGGGACGATCGCCGCGCGTGCACTGCCGCATCTGGCCGAGGGCGGCCGGATCGCGGTCGAGATCGGCAAGGGCCAAAGGGCCGCCGTGGCAGGGCTTTTCGCTGCGGCCGGCCTCCAGGTCGATGCCAGCGCGCGTGACCTCGGCGGCGTGGAAAGGGCCGTTCTGTTCAGCGCCTGA
- a CDS encoding DUF4167 domain-containing protein, with product MRPQQQGRRSRNRGGGRRNQNPLQRSYESNGPDVKIRGNAQVIADKYATLARDALSSGDSVMAENYLQHAEHYNRIILAAQPAQQRDDRDDRDDRDDDGDQNDGQQSANGEDRQAQGSKGQGRRNKGKRTRGPTTARTRAAASAAAAIATTRTASRTAANGPPGPIPAMTTAPAANRPAAMPARCRSR from the coding sequence ATGAGACCACAGCAACAAGGACGCCGCTCCCGCAATCGCGGAGGCGGTCGCCGCAACCAGAACCCGCTCCAGCGCAGCTACGAGAGCAACGGCCCGGACGTGAAGATCCGCGGAAACGCGCAGGTCATCGCCGACAAGTACGCCACGCTCGCACGCGATGCGCTTTCGTCGGGCGACAGCGTGATGGCGGAGAATTATCTCCAGCACGCCGAACACTATAACCGGATCATCCTCGCCGCCCAGCCCGCGCAGCAGCGCGATGACCGCGACGACCGTGATGATCGTGACGATGATGGCGACCAGAACGACGGCCAGCAGAGCGCCAACGGCGAGGATCGCCAGGCCCAGGGCTCGAAGGGCCAGGGCAGAAGGAACAAGGGCAAAAGGACCAGGGGTCCGACGACGGCCAGAACCAGGGCCGCCGCCAGCGCCGCCGCCGCGATCGCAACGACGAGGACGGCCAGCAGGACAGCGGCGAACGGGCCGCCCGGTCCGATTCCGGCGATGACGACGGCTCCGGCGGCGAATCGTCCGGCAGCGATGCCAGCGAGATGCCGCAGCCGGTGA